The proteins below are encoded in one region of Candidatus Binataceae bacterium:
- a CDS encoding MlaD family protein: protein MGKHVSPTLVGLFVLGAIAIAGTAVVILASGRLFTKTFRCVLFFSGDVNGLRVGAPVKFRGVEIGSVSRILLTLDEPGQNHHTQLFNITIPVVIELNENRILSHGLRIENPQRTIKNLVASGLRGQLAIESLVTGMLYVALDMKPGSKPHFVLPQPSVYTEIPTVQTEYQKAQSALSRLVGQLDEVNITHLTEALTGTLDGANRLLNAPGLQQTLAAMPVTLHNLNESTRKLDMMTAQFTELARDLRGQSATLSTSLRQTSQAATQTLDQARLTFAQLGVVTQPDSPLNYQLLKTLRDLSAAAAATQRLADYLQRNPSALVRGRAAGAQ from the coding sequence ATGGGTAAACACGTCAGTCCCACCTTGGTGGGGCTTTTCGTTCTGGGTGCAATTGCGATCGCGGGCACCGCGGTGGTGATTTTGGCCTCGGGCCGCTTGTTCACCAAGACCTTTCGCTGTGTGCTGTTTTTTTCCGGCGATGTCAACGGCCTGCGGGTAGGTGCGCCGGTGAAGTTTCGCGGCGTCGAGATAGGCTCGGTCTCGCGTATTCTGTTGACCTTGGACGAACCCGGGCAGAACCACCATACCCAGCTTTTCAACATCACCATTCCGGTTGTCATCGAACTCAACGAAAACCGCATCCTAAGTCACGGCCTGCGCATCGAAAACCCTCAGCGCACGATCAAGAATCTAGTCGCTTCAGGGCTGCGCGGTCAGTTGGCGATCGAAAGCCTGGTCACCGGGATGCTCTATGTCGCCTTGGACATGAAGCCCGGCAGCAAGCCGCATTTTGTGTTGCCCCAGCCCTCGGTTTATACCGAGATTCCCACGGTCCAGACCGAATATCAGAAGGCCCAATCCGCGCTGAGCCGACTGGTCGGCCAGTTGGACGAAGTCAACATCACCCACCTGACCGAAGCCTTGACCGGGACCTTGGATGGCGCCAACCGCCTGCTCAACGCACCTGGGCTGCAGCAAACTCTGGCCGCGATGCCCGTCACTTTGCATAACTTGAACGAGAGCACGCGCAAGCTAGATATGATGACCGCGCAGTTTACCGAGCTGGCGCGGGACCTGCGTGGCCAATCGGCGACGCTGAGCACCAGTTTGCGCCAAACCAGCCAGGCCGCGACCCAAACCTTGGATCAGGCTCGCCTGACTTTCGCCCAACTGGGGGTGGTGACGCAGCCGGACTCGCCGCTCAATTATCAACTGCTCAAGACCTTGCGTGATCTGTCGGCCGCCGCCGCGGCAACCCAGCGCCTGGCCGATTATCTGCAGCGCAACCCCAGCGCCCTGGTGCGCGGGCGTGCCGCCGGAGCACAATGA
- a CDS encoding ATP-binding cassette domain-containing protein yields MALKAADNPVAEGSAAPSDRAPMITVRDLVLAYGDFVVMRDVNFTVHRGDVFIIMGGSGSGKSTILRHLIGLNPTKQGEIFYGQADFVHADAEARRQILRRVGILYQGSALWSSLTLAENIGLPLAEFTDLKPAEIREVAALKLALVGLRGFEDYYPSEISGGMQKRAGLARAIALDPEFLFFDEPSSGLDPVSARRLDDLILAMRDNLGATVVVVSHDLASIFAIGSNAIFLDVDHRAMTASGPPKELLAHPPNAQVLTFLTRGAR; encoded by the coding sequence ATGGCGCTGAAAGCCGCAGACAATCCCGTGGCGGAGGGATCCGCGGCGCCCAGCGACCGCGCGCCGATGATCACGGTGCGCGACCTGGTGCTGGCTTACGGTGATTTCGTGGTCATGCGCGACGTTAATTTCACCGTGCATCGGGGCGACGTCTTCATCATCATGGGCGGCAGCGGCTCGGGCAAAAGCACCATCCTACGCCATCTAATCGGTTTGAATCCGACCAAGCAGGGAGAGATTTTTTACGGCCAGGCCGATTTCGTTCATGCCGACGCCGAAGCCCGCCGCCAGATCCTGCGCCGAGTCGGTATCCTTTACCAGGGCTCGGCGCTATGGAGTTCGCTAACCTTGGCAGAAAATATCGGCCTGCCGCTGGCCGAATTCACCGATCTGAAGCCGGCGGAGATTCGCGAGGTGGCCGCGCTCAAGCTGGCGCTGGTGGGACTGCGCGGCTTCGAGGATTACTATCCCTCGGAGATAAGCGGCGGGATGCAGAAGCGTGCGGGGCTGGCACGGGCCATCGCCCTGGACCCTGAATTTCTCTTCTTCGACGAGCCCTCCTCGGGCTTGGACCCAGTCAGTGCGCGGCGCCTGGATGACCTGATCCTGGCTATGCGCGACAACCTGGGCGCGACCGTGGTAGTGGTCAGTCACGACCTGGCCAGCATCTTTGCGATCGGCAGCAACGCTATCTTTTTAGACGTGGACCACCGCGCGATGACCGCCAGCGGCCCTCCCAAGGAGCTGCTGGCCCATCCACCCAATGCGCAAGTGCTGACTTTTCTAACTCGCGGGGCACGCTAA
- a CDS encoding ABC transporter permease produces MTAATLPTANALVALQRRDDSTLLMQLSGAWRLHHGMPSAEELGQQLAELRQPARVVVAAEVTSWDSSILTFLLRAADRCRQAGAALDLSALPEGLRRMMETAQAVPEKVSTAASRKPPPFLQRLGLWGIDYGRNWNSSLNFFGQVSIAFWHWMTARARWRRIDLMLAIQDCGVHALGIVTLISYLVGIILAFMGAIQLQQFGASIFVADLVGIAMVREMGAMMTAIIMAGRTGAAFAAQLGSMKVSQEIDAFQTMGVSPVEFLVLPRMMGLVLMMPLLCLYSDLVGILGGATIGTSLLHLSFTAYLRETESAVTMTMLLGGLFKSVVYGVLVGLAGCLRGFECGTSSSAVGDAATRAVVMGIVLVVCACGLFAFVFNMLGI; encoded by the coding sequence ATGACTGCCGCAACTTTGCCCACAGCCAACGCGCTTGTTGCTCTGCAGCGGCGTGACGATAGCACCCTGCTGATGCAGCTTTCGGGCGCTTGGCGCTTACACCATGGGATGCCCTCGGCCGAGGAACTGGGCCAGCAACTGGCCGAACTGCGCCAACCCGCCCGCGTGGTCGTCGCGGCCGAAGTGACGAGTTGGGACAGCAGTATCCTGACTTTCCTGCTGCGAGCAGCCGATCGCTGCCGGCAAGCCGGGGCTGCGTTGGACCTCAGTGCCTTGCCCGAGGGTTTGCGCCGGATGATGGAAACGGCACAGGCGGTGCCCGAGAAGGTTTCGACCGCTGCCTCGCGCAAGCCGCCACCGTTCCTGCAAAGATTAGGCCTGTGGGGTATCGATTATGGCCGTAACTGGAACTCCTCGCTCAACTTTTTCGGCCAGGTTTCCATCGCCTTTTGGCATTGGATGACCGCACGGGCACGCTGGCGGCGCATCGACCTAATGCTGGCAATCCAAGACTGTGGCGTGCACGCGTTGGGAATCGTCACCCTGATAAGCTACCTGGTCGGAATTATCCTGGCCTTCATGGGCGCGATCCAGTTGCAGCAGTTCGGCGCCTCCATTTTCGTGGCAGACCTGGTGGGAATCGCAATGGTGCGCGAGATGGGGGCGATGATGACGGCAATCATCATGGCCGGCCGCACTGGCGCGGCCTTTGCCGCCCAGCTGGGCAGCATGAAGGTCTCCCAGGAGATCGACGCCTTCCAGACCATGGGAGTCTCGCCGGTGGAATTCCTGGTTCTGCCGCGAATGATGGGGCTGGTGCTGATGATGCCGCTGTTATGCCTTTACTCCGACTTGGTCGGCATTCTGGGCGGGGCCACGATCGGCACCTCCCTACTCCATCTGTCGTTCACCGCATACCTGAGAGAAACCGAGAGCGCGGTCACCATGACTATGCTCCTGGGGGGGTTGTTCAAGAGCGTGGTCTATGGCGTGCTGGTGGGGCTGGCGGGCTGTTTGCGTGGCTTTGAATGTGGCACCAGCAGCTCGGCGGTAGGCGATGCCGCCACTCGCGCCGTGGTCATGGGCATCGTGCTGGTGGTCTGCGCTTGCGGTCTGTTCGCCTTCGTCTTCAACATGTTGGGAATCTAA
- a CDS encoding D-glycerate dehydrogenase has product MTRTIAASALAQLAQFAQVDLWSDPLPPPPAALRAHLALAQGVLTMVTDRLDAEVLRATPHLRAISQMAVGTDNIDLAAAAARGIPVGHTPGVLTETTAELAFALLMAVARRVVEADRYVRAGNWQTWGPDILLGRDLYGATLGIIGMGKIGTAMARRGRGFGMRILYNNPAPVKLPDEAEFLPLNELLQRADFISLHAPLTAATRGLIGPAQFALMKPGAILVNTARGEEIVEPALVQALASGRLGGAGLDVTAREPLDSASPLLSFPNVVITPHIGSASVATRQKMAEMAVDNLREGLAGRRPRWCANAAQLP; this is encoded by the coding sequence GTGACTCGAACAATAGCGGCTTCGGCCTTGGCCCAGCTCGCTCAATTTGCCCAGGTCGATTTATGGTCCGATCCGCTGCCCCCTCCACCCGCCGCGTTGCGGGCCCATCTAGCCCTCGCGCAAGGGGTGCTTACGATGGTCACCGATCGGTTAGATGCTGAAGTCTTGCGCGCAACACCCCATCTGCGCGCGATAAGCCAGATGGCGGTCGGTACCGACAATATCGATCTGGCCGCGGCCGCGGCCCGCGGTATCCCGGTCGGCCATACCCCAGGCGTATTGACCGAGACGACCGCCGAGCTGGCCTTTGCTTTGCTGATGGCGGTGGCGCGGCGGGTGGTCGAAGCCGATCGGTACGTGCGAGCGGGAAATTGGCAAACCTGGGGTCCTGACATCCTGCTCGGCCGCGATCTTTACGGCGCCACTTTAGGAATCATCGGGATGGGCAAGATCGGAACGGCGATGGCACGTCGGGGGCGCGGTTTCGGGATGCGCATATTGTATAACAATCCCGCTCCAGTGAAGCTGCCGGATGAGGCCGAGTTCCTGCCCTTAAACGAGTTACTGCAACGCGCCGATTTTATTTCCCTCCACGCTCCCTTGACCGCGGCCACACGCGGACTGATCGGCCCAGCGCAATTTGCCCTGATGAAACCTGGTGCTATCCTGGTCAATACCGCCCGTGGCGAAGAGATCGTCGAACCGGCATTAGTGCAGGCCCTGGCTAGCGGCCGACTGGGCGGCGCGGGCTTGGATGTCACAGCGCGCGAGCCGCTGGACTCCGCAAGTCCGTTGCTGAGCTTTCCTAACGTCGTGATCACGCCCCACATCGGCAGCGCCTCGGTGGCAACGCGGCAAAAGATGGCCGAGATGGCGGTGGACAATCTGCGCGAGGGGCTAGCCGGGCGCCGGCCACGATGGTGTGCTAACGCCGCTCAACTGCCGTGA
- a CDS encoding maleylacetate reductase: MTAAAEAVYGKEAAGRWIKSARSVLPMHFVYESAPARVIFFPGALSQLPAEVERLGRRALILSTPGHRQLADDAASGLGARSVGVFAGAVMHVPVEIAQAGRSMARELKADCLVPIGGGSTTGLAKAIALELELPILAVPTTYAGSELTAIWGLTENSRKRTGVDPRVRPKTVLYDPELTLGLPFALSLTSAINALAHCVEALYAKPANPAVAALAEEGIRLIASSLPRLAASGADPGARERLLCGAWLGGIALDAGGSALHHKLCHTLGGSFNLPHAETHTVVLPHALAYNAPAVPEAMARIGRALESVTPADALYDLIEKLGGPTSLQQLGMRAEDLETAVELAAQNPYYNPRPITPEGVRALLQAAFEGRRPA, translated from the coding sequence TTGACTGCCGCGGCCGAGGCGGTCTATGGGAAAGAAGCGGCGGGGCGATGGATCAAGAGCGCCCGCTCGGTTTTGCCGATGCATTTTGTATACGAGAGCGCGCCGGCGCGCGTGATTTTTTTCCCCGGCGCATTGTCCCAGCTACCTGCCGAAGTCGAGCGCCTGGGCCGGCGCGCGCTGATTCTCTCCACCCCCGGTCATCGCCAACTTGCCGACGACGCAGCCAGCGGTTTGGGCGCACGCAGCGTCGGCGTTTTCGCCGGCGCCGTGATGCATGTTCCGGTTGAAATTGCTCAGGCCGGCCGCTCGATGGCGCGCGAGCTTAAGGCCGATTGCCTGGTCCCGATCGGTGGCGGTTCGACCACCGGGCTGGCCAAGGCGATTGCGCTGGAGCTGGAGTTGCCGATCCTGGCGGTGCCGACCACCTACGCTGGCTCCGAGCTGACGGCTATCTGGGGGCTTACGGAAAACAGCCGCAAGCGCACCGGGGTCGATCCGCGAGTGCGGCCAAAAACGGTGCTGTACGATCCCGAACTGACCTTGGGATTGCCTTTTGCGCTTTCACTCACCAGCGCGATCAACGCGCTCGCCCATTGCGTGGAGGCGCTTTACGCTAAGCCGGCCAATCCCGCCGTCGCCGCGTTGGCCGAGGAGGGTATCAGGCTGATAGCGAGCAGTCTGCCAAGGTTGGCGGCAAGTGGCGCCGACCCGGGCGCGCGCGAGCGATTGCTGTGCGGCGCGTGGTTGGGGGGCATTGCCCTGGACGCCGGCGGCAGCGCCTTACATCATAAGCTCTGCCATACCCTGGGCGGGAGCTTCAATTTGCCTCATGCTGAAACGCATACCGTGGTGCTACCCCACGCGCTCGCCTACAACGCTCCGGCGGTACCGGAGGCGATGGCGCGAATTGGGCGCGCGCTGGAGAGCGTTACGCCGGCGGACGCGCTTTACGACCTGATCGAGAAGCTGGGCGGGCCGACCTCGCTGCAGCAGCTTGGAATGCGCGCGGAAGATCTCGAGACCGCCGTCGAGTTGGCTGCGCAAAATCCCTATTACAATCCCCGCCCCATCACGCCCGAGGGGGTACGCGCGCTGCTGCAGGCGGCCTTCGAGGGCCGCCGTCCGGCATAG
- a CDS encoding intradiol ring-cleavage dioxygenase, whose amino-acid sequence MAQLTDRNITQVVLSRFGPQLDPRVRRVLTSLIEHLHDFVRDVDLTNEEWRRAVEFLTATGHITDDKRQEFVLLSDTLGVSALVDLLAHGKRAAGATQSSLLGPFYVEGAPELELGANIARTPGDPIVVRGQVTAVDGRPLPGVLLDVWQADPRGFYDVQDPTQPAMNLRGKFRTDAEGRYHFRSIKPKSYPVPHDGPVGELLRAQGRHPFRPAHIHFILSASGYHTLTTALYIAGDEYLESDAVFGARDPLVVNYQPNSDNKEEVREMIHFDFKLAPLKP is encoded by the coding sequence GTGGCGCAACTAACCGATCGCAATATCACCCAGGTGGTCCTCTCGCGCTTCGGCCCGCAGCTCGATCCGCGGGTCCGGCGCGTGCTCACCAGCCTGATCGAGCATCTGCACGACTTTGTCCGCGACGTCGATTTGACCAACGAAGAATGGCGCCGCGCGGTCGAGTTCCTCACTGCCACCGGTCATATCACCGATGACAAGCGGCAGGAGTTCGTACTGCTGTCCGATACCTTGGGGGTGAGTGCACTAGTCGATCTGCTGGCCCACGGCAAGCGCGCCGCGGGCGCCACGCAGAGCAGCTTACTGGGCCCTTTTTATGTCGAAGGCGCTCCGGAGTTGGAGCTGGGCGCCAACATCGCTCGCACCCCGGGGGATCCGATTGTCGTGCGGGGGCAGGTAACCGCGGTTGACGGCCGGCCGCTGCCGGGGGTGCTGCTCGATGTCTGGCAGGCCGATCCGCGCGGCTTTTACGACGTGCAGGATCCCACCCAACCGGCGATGAATCTGCGCGGCAAATTTCGCACCGACGCCGAGGGGCGCTACCATTTTCGCTCGATCAAGCCCAAGAGCTATCCGGTTCCGCACGACGGCCCGGTGGGAGAATTGCTACGCGCGCAAGGGCGCCATCCCTTCCGCCCCGCCCATATCCATTTCATCTTGTCGGCGTCCGGCTATCATACCCTCACCACCGCGCTCTATATCGCGGGCGACGAGTATCTGGAATCCGACGCGGTGTTCGGCGCGCGCGACCCGCTGGTGGTAAATTACCAACCCAATTCAGATAATAAGGAGGAAGTGCGAGAGATGATTCACTTCGATTTCAAGTTGGCGCCGCTCAAGCCCTGA
- a CDS encoding amidohydrolase family protein has translation MASAISQSSKSAAIRAQLKYPVIDSDGHTFEMGLVFFDYLKRVAGATMVDRYRRAFDSGHTSSHWRENSPAQRRERRELRPTWRGIAAANTRDLATAILPRLTYERLDEMGLDHAVIYPTLGFQIEGVADDEVRQAAVRAHNLMKAEMFAEFSDRLTPVAGIPMYTPQEAIEELEYAVKELKFKAVMVPSYVKRPIAAVEKRYPGVGQWAYWMDTYGLDSEYDYDPFWAKCVELGVSPTFHSLGYGWGARQSVTNYVHNHLGNFGASADAICRGLLMGGVPKRFPKLTFAFLEGGMAWARALYSDAISHWQKRNGEAIALYDPDRIDRALLKREMVRAGGRFTQGHEDQILDALISRMYIGEDAALTDEWAPSGITSPQQLRDIFVNQFYFGCEGDDPLNALAFRPMGTPFEARLKALYGSDIGHWDVPDMSEVLEEAYELVEHHLIDEDELRQFLFDNAVAFWTSTNRDFFKGTTIESEVEAWLSARK, from the coding sequence ATGGCTTCGGCAATCAGTCAGAGCTCCAAGTCGGCCGCCATCCGCGCGCAGCTGAAATATCCGGTGATCGATTCGGACGGCCACACCTTCGAGATGGGGCTAGTGTTCTTCGACTACCTCAAGCGGGTAGCAGGCGCCACCATGGTGGACCGCTACCGGCGGGCTTTCGATAGCGGCCACACCAGTTCCCATTGGCGCGAAAATTCGCCCGCCCAACGGCGCGAGCGTCGCGAGCTGCGCCCGACCTGGCGTGGAATCGCCGCCGCCAATACCCGCGACCTGGCCACCGCGATTCTGCCCCGCCTGACCTACGAGCGGTTGGACGAAATGGGGCTGGACCACGCCGTGATCTACCCAACTTTGGGCTTCCAGATAGAGGGCGTGGCCGACGACGAGGTGCGCCAAGCCGCTGTGCGCGCGCACAACCTGATGAAGGCCGAGATGTTCGCCGAATTCAGCGATCGGCTGACTCCGGTCGCAGGCATCCCGATGTATACCCCGCAGGAAGCCATCGAAGAGCTGGAGTACGCAGTCAAGGAACTGAAGTTCAAGGCTGTCATGGTGCCCAGTTATGTCAAGCGGCCGATCGCGGCGGTCGAAAAGCGCTACCCCGGGGTCGGCCAATGGGCCTATTGGATGGACACCTACGGACTGGATTCTGAATACGATTACGATCCGTTCTGGGCCAAATGCGTGGAGCTGGGGGTGTCGCCCACCTTTCACTCGCTAGGCTACGGCTGGGGTGCGCGCCAATCGGTTACCAACTACGTCCATAACCATCTAGGCAATTTCGGCGCCAGCGCCGACGCCATTTGCCGCGGCCTGCTGATGGGCGGCGTGCCCAAGCGCTTTCCCAAGCTGACCTTCGCCTTTCTGGAAGGCGGCATGGCGTGGGCGCGCGCACTGTACTCCGATGCGATTAGCCATTGGCAAAAGCGCAACGGCGAGGCGATCGCGCTCTATGACCCCGATCGCATCGACCGCGCCCTGCTCAAGCGCGAAATGGTGCGAGCCGGCGGCCGCTTCACCCAAGGACACGAAGATCAGATCCTCGACGCGCTGATCAGCCGGATGTATATCGGCGAAGATGCTGCTCTGACTGACGAATGGGCCCCCAGTGGGATTACCTCGCCCCAGCAACTGCGCGACATCTTCGTCAATCAGTTCTACTTCGGCTGCGAGGGTGACGACCCGCTAAACGCTCTCGCTTTTCGTCCAATGGGGACACCTTTCGAGGCCCGCCTCAAGGCGCTGTACGGCTCCGACATCGGCCATTGGGACGTTCCCGACATGAGCGAGGTGCTGGAAGAAGCTTACGAACTGGTCGAACATCATCTCATCGACGAGGACGAGCTGCGCCAATTTCTGTTCGACAACGCGGTCGCGTTCTGGACCTCGACCAATCGCGACTTCTTCAAGGGCACTACAATCGAAAGCGAAGTCGAGGCCTGGCTCAGCGCGCGCAAGTAG
- a CDS encoding VOC family protein — MPGMHHIGLSTLDFEGTIEFYTKKLGWKIAFQDILEPKQGGRIKHVFLDSGGGCYFAFMCPERVPGVPEEYATDINSAQNLPGAFYHFAMAVESLEALNKRREELVAQGIEVTPVINHNWARSIYFRDPNGLLLEYCATVRELTAEDRELKHQSQDSFGALKPEELVWVRKIMDGPRRAPAPQLA; from the coding sequence ATGCCTGGAATGCATCATATCGGTCTTTCGACCCTCGATTTCGAGGGGACCATTGAATTTTATACTAAGAAGCTGGGTTGGAAGATTGCCTTCCAGGACATCCTGGAACCCAAGCAGGGCGGGCGCATCAAACACGTCTTCCTCGATAGCGGGGGCGGTTGTTACTTCGCCTTCATGTGTCCAGAGCGGGTGCCTGGAGTGCCCGAAGAGTATGCCACCGATATCAACAGCGCGCAAAATCTGCCCGGCGCCTTCTACCATTTCGCGATGGCGGTGGAGTCGCTGGAGGCCTTGAACAAGCGGCGCGAAGAGCTGGTGGCCCAAGGAATCGAAGTAACTCCGGTTATCAACCATAACTGGGCCCGCTCCATTTATTTCCGTGATCCCAACGGCTTACTGCTTGAATACTGCGCGACGGTGCGCGAGCTGACCGCGGAGGATCGCGAACTCAAGCATCAGAGTCAGGACAGCTTTGGCGCCCTCAAGCCCGAGGAGCTGGTTTGGGTGCGCAAGATCATGGACGGTCCGCGGCGCGCACCCGCACCTCAGCTAGCCTGA
- a CDS encoding VOC family protein, producing MVEVEKIKRLAASQDQPFDLQKIGHVVLRVTDLERSARFYTGVLGMKISDVYSEELAPGGMVFMRFNTDHHGIALVGGAPGPGERHELHHFAFEVATLDEVFRAREHLRRHQVPIVFEGRRRAGAQIAVEFLDPDGHNLEIYWGVDQVGSDQWVRPAEQWRGAASLEEAVAHPVPGQRPRLLDPTLLEHSRA from the coding sequence ATGGTCGAAGTAGAAAAAATCAAGCGACTGGCGGCCTCGCAAGACCAACCTTTCGACCTGCAAAAGATTGGCCACGTGGTCTTGCGGGTAACCGACCTGGAGCGTTCGGCACGCTTTTATACTGGAGTGCTGGGAATGAAAATTTCCGATGTGTACTCCGAAGAGCTGGCGCCCGGCGGCATGGTCTTCATGCGCTTCAACACCGACCATCATGGGATCGCTTTGGTGGGCGGCGCGCCGGGCCCGGGCGAGCGACACGAGCTGCATCATTTCGCCTTTGAAGTGGCCACCTTGGACGAAGTCTTCCGCGCCCGCGAGCATTTGCGCCGCCATCAGGTACCGATCGTGTTCGAAGGCCGGCGGCGGGCCGGAGCGCAAATCGCGGTGGAGTTTTTGGATCCCGACGGCCACAACCTAGAGATATACTGGGGCGTGGATCAGGTTGGTAGCGACCAGTGGGTGCGGCCGGCCGAACAGTGGCGCGGCGCAGCCAGCTTGGAGGAGGCGGTAGCCCATCCGGTGCCCGGTCAGCGCCCGCGCCTGCTCGACCCGACGCTGCTCGAGCATAGCCGCGCTTAG
- a CDS encoding zinc-binding dehydrogenase produces the protein MKAIVIREFGPPEVMRLEEVPNPVVGAHDVLIEVHAVSVNQTLDLIARAGRYPVPIRLPHVLGVDPSGVIVAAGAEVSARQVGDRVVVSSRLSAPDQLPRLLGVHQWGGYAQYVAVPAANTHLVPDTIDFPTATVVARHAPLAFGLLRDEARLQPGQWVLVMGAAGGLGSAGVQVAKYLGARVIAAAGADQRVASALALGADHGINYRAEDLTARARELTGGRGVDVVFENIGAPDLFPQALASLARDGRLVTAGSHGGGIVPLDVSRLYMQNLTVIGSTRQNSNDIDLSLQAAAQGRYRVLIDRVMPLAEAVDAHRWVEGRAGLGKVVLTPHSSRSAKSQR, from the coding sequence ATGAAAGCGATCGTCATCCGCGAGTTTGGGCCGCCTGAAGTGATGAGGCTGGAAGAGGTGCCTAACCCAGTGGTGGGAGCGCACGACGTGCTGATCGAGGTCCACGCGGTCTCGGTCAACCAGACCCTCGACCTGATCGCGCGCGCCGGCAGGTACCCGGTTCCCATCCGCCTGCCCCATGTGCTCGGGGTCGATCCGTCCGGCGTGATCGTGGCCGCGGGTGCGGAGGTGAGCGCGCGCCAAGTCGGCGATCGGGTCGTGGTTTCCTCCCGTTTGAGCGCGCCCGACCAACTCCCGCGTCTGCTTGGTGTGCATCAATGGGGCGGATATGCGCAGTACGTGGCGGTGCCTGCCGCCAACACCCATCTGGTGCCTGATACAATCGACTTCCCCACTGCTACCGTGGTGGCTCGCCACGCGCCTCTGGCCTTTGGCCTGTTGCGCGATGAAGCGCGGCTCCAGCCCGGCCAGTGGGTTCTGGTGATGGGCGCGGCCGGCGGTCTGGGCAGCGCCGGTGTGCAGGTGGCAAAGTATCTAGGGGCGCGGGTGATCGCGGCGGCGGGTGCAGATCAGCGGGTGGCCTCGGCTCTGGCGCTGGGCGCCGACCATGGCATTAACTATAGGGCCGAGGATCTGACCGCACGGGCGCGTGAGCTAACCGGAGGGCGCGGCGTCGACGTGGTATTCGAAAATATAGGGGCGCCCGACCTCTTCCCCCAGGCCTTGGCTAGCCTGGCGCGCGACGGGCGTTTGGTCACCGCCGGCAGTCATGGCGGCGGTATCGTGCCGCTCGATGTCAGCCGGCTGTATATGCAAAACCTCACCGTTATCGGATCGACGCGCCAAAATTCCAATGATATTGACCTCAGCCTGCAAGCTGCGGCGCAGGGGCGCTATCGCGTCCTAATCGATCGAGTCATGCCGCTGGCGGAAGCAGTGGACGCCCACCGCTGGGTGGAGGGGCGGGCCGGACTGGGTAAGGTGGTGCTCACACCCCACAGTAGCCGCAGCGCCAAGAGCCAGCGCTAA
- a CDS encoding lytic transglycosylase domain-containing protein gives MNLAARSLRRARPFRASGRPRGYLIAWRGLRAISGLLILVLLWVGGASAQSGSWSPQEMARLYQVVGRMYGVDPGLLAAIAQVESANDPSAVSPKGAQGLMQLMPQTAQRYAVRDPFDPVQSVLGAARFLVELRSWAQLTFPTSSYLPEILAAYNAGPAAVQKYGGIPPYQETHAYVRRVLWAYLLGVMPPPPSRAGRSSASPLPHPVRRRAAIRPPAPSALEQLAAIQRARAQALKQQPGLDRIDLHQP, from the coding sequence ATGAACTTGGCTGCCCGCTCCCTGCGACGCGCCCGTCCCTTTCGTGCGTCCGGCCGGCCTCGCGGCTATCTTATAGCATGGCGCGGGCTGCGGGCCATCAGCGGTCTGCTCATCCTGGTGCTTTTGTGGGTTGGTGGCGCAAGCGCGCAGAGCGGCTCGTGGAGCCCGCAGGAAATGGCACGCTTGTATCAGGTAGTGGGACGCATGTATGGAGTCGATCCAGGCTTGCTGGCCGCTATCGCGCAGGTGGAATCCGCCAACGACCCCAGCGCGGTCTCGCCCAAGGGGGCGCAAGGGCTGATGCAGCTCATGCCCCAGACCGCGCAGCGCTATGCGGTGCGCGACCCATTTGATCCGGTGCAAAGCGTCCTAGGCGCGGCCCGCTTCCTGGTCGAGCTGCGGTCGTGGGCTCAACTCACTTTCCCCACCTCATCCTATTTACCTGAAATCTTGGCCGCCTATAACGCAGGGCCAGCAGCGGTACAGAAATATGGTGGAATTCCGCCATATCAGGAAACTCACGCCTATGTGCGCCGCGTGCTATGGGCCTACCTGCTGGGCGTGATGCCACCCCCGCCGTCCCGAGCCGGGCGCTCGTCCGCCTCCCCGCTCCCTCACCCCGTGCGCCGGCGCGCCGCGATTCGCCCGCCAGCACCATCGGCCTTGGAGCAACTGGCGGCCATCCAACGAGCACGAGCCCAAGCCCTCAAGCAGCAACCCGGCTTGGACCGAATCGATCTGCACCAGCCCTGA